A stretch of DNA from Rathayibacter sp. VKM Ac-2762:
CAACGTCGGGGCGATCACCCCGCAGCAGATCCGCCAGCTGCTCGACGACAACGGCCTCCGCGCCGTCGGCTCGCACGTCGGCACCAACCTCCTCCGCTCGGAGCTGGGCAAGCAGATCGAGATCGCGCAGATCCTCGGCACGCCGCACCTCGGCACCGGCAACGCGCCCACCAACGTCAACACCAAGGCGGGCTACCTCGCCGCGGCGGAGGAGTGGAACAAGTGGGGCCAGCAGGTCTCGGCCGCGGGCATGAAGCTCTACCAGCACAACCACGCCGGTGAGTTCGGGTTCGCCACGGACGACCCCAAGACCCGCCTGTACGACCTCTTCTACGACAACACCGACCCGCGTCACGTGTACCTCGAGATGGACGTCTACTGGGCGTACGTCGGCAAGAAGCTCTACCCGGGCTTCGAGCCGCTCGACTACATCAAGCGCAACCCTCGCCGCTACCCGATCCTGCACCTCAAGGACGGCAAGACGAACAACGCCAACACCAACGGCTACGACATCGTCGAGTTCGGCGCGGGCAACCTGCCCTACCAGGCGTTCCTCTCGGAGCTGCGCGACCGCGGCCAGCGCTTCGGCGTCTGGGAGCAGGACACCGCTCCCACGCTGGCGACGCCGCCGAGCACGGGGAACTCCCTCGAGGCCGCTTCCCGCAGCTACTCCGCGATCGCTGCGCTCCGTGGCTGAGCGCACCCCGCGCCGCGCGCGCCGCACCGACAGCACCACCACCAGCACGACGCGCACGAGCGCACCGAGGAGAACCCCCATGAAGTGGAAGACGCCCACGGCGGTCCTCGCGGCCGCCTCCCTCGCGATGGTCGCCGCACCGTCCGCCTTCGCGGCGACGACGGACTGCACCACCGAGCTCGGGAACCAGACGATCACCGGAGATCTCAACGTCGGCGCGGGCCAGACCTGCGTGCTCGGCAACGTGACCGTCACCGGCAACGTCATCGTCGGCGACGACGCCTGGCTGGACGCCACCTCGGCGACCATCAGCGGCGACGTCATCGGCACCGACGCGTACGGCATCTCGATCGACGGCACCAGCGTCGGCGGAGACGTCGTGTCGTTCTCGGACGGCAGCCGCAACGGCTTCCTCTACCTGCGCGACCTCACGGTCGGCGGCATGGTCGAGGCCGGCGGGATCGACGTCGAGTTCAGCGACCTCTCGGTCGACGGCTCGGTCAGCACCGACGCGGCGAACTACGTCGACGTCGACCGCACCAGCATCGGCGGCGACGCCACCTTCGCCGGCAGCGACTTCGGCGTGAACGTGCAGGGCGCCATCGTCGGCGGCTCGCTCGCCGTCACCGGCTCCTCGCGCGGCGTCCTCCTGGGCGCGAACGAGGACGGCTCGGCCTCGGCCCTCGGCAACACGGTGGGCGGGAACCTCACGCTCTCGGGCAACTCCGGCAACGTCCAGCTCGCGGGCTCGACGGTCGGCGGGCGCATCGCGCTCGCCGACAACGCGCCGGCGGTCAACTTCGGCGCGGGCAACACCGCCGCCGGAGTCGACGGCACCTTCACGGGAACGGCGGCGGGCGCTGCGGCGGCCGGCGACCAGGCCGTGGCCGTCATCGTCCCCGAGGCCAACAAGGGCGAGCTGACCTGGACGCTCGAGGGCACCAGCAACCTGGTGAACCTCGGCGTCGCCGAGGAGCAGGGCGACCACTTCGCCGCCTCCGGTGAGCTCGTGCCGGTCCGCGTGACCGACACCCGCCTCAACGGCCCGGCCTGGTCGGTCACCGGCCAGCTGAGCGACTTCCGCTCCGGCGAGAAGACGTTCTCGGGCAAGCACCTCGGCTGGACCCCCGAGGTCCTGGAGAACACGGGCGGTGCCGTCGCCGGCGCAGCCGTCCCCTCCGGGTTCGACTCGGGCAACGGCCTCGCCACGCCCCGCGTCCTCGGCTCCGCCGCGGCGCAGCACCCGACCGGATCCTCGGTCCTGGGCGCCGACCTCGACCTGAAGCTCCCGCTCTCGGTCGGAACCGGCACCTACACCGCGACGCTGACGCTCACCGCGCTCGGCTAGCACCGGTGGGGCGGCCTCCGGGCCGCCCCACCCTCCCCCCGTCTCTCCGCGAGACGCGACTCCGGTACGCCCCGCTCGGCGAGCCGTGTACCGGAGCGGCGTCCCGCGGGAGGCATCCCCCTTGCAACGGAAGCCTGATCGATGTCGCTCATGCCACGCACCTCCCGCACCACCGCCGCCCTGCTGCTGATGACGCTCCTCGCAGCCGGCGGCCTCTCGGCTCAGGCGGGTGCCCAGGAGGCGGACCCCGCCTCCACGCCGGTCACCTGGGGTGTGCGCCCCGCCGACACCGAGCAGGGCAGCGAGCGGCCGAACTACGCGTACGCCCTCGATCCCGGCGGCCGCCTCAGCGACGCCCTGATCGTCTCCAACTACGACGACGAGGAGCAGACGTTCCGCGTCTACGGCTCCGACGGCTTCATCACCGAGGCCGGCCAGCTCGACCTGCTCCCCGCCGCGGAGCCCTCGACGCAGCTGGGCAGCTGGATCGCGTTCCCCGAGCCCGAGGTCACCGTGCCCGCCGGCGAGAGCGTGCAGGTCCCCTTCGAGGTCGTCGTCCCCGAGGACGTGACCCCGGGCGACTACGCCGCGGGCGTCGTCTCCTCGATCCTGGTGCAGGGCGAGACCGGAGTCTCGGTCGACCGGCGCCTGGGCTCGCGCATGTACCTCCGCGTCGGCGGCGAGCTCGCCCCGCGCCTGTCGATCGACGGCCTCGCCGTCTCGTACCAGGGCGGCTGGAACCCCTTCGCCCCCGGCTCCGCGACCGTCGACTACACCGTGACCAACGCGGGCAACACCCGTATCGCGCCGGGCGCCGAGATCAGCGTCGCCGGCCTCTTCGGCCTCGCGCCGGTGTCCGCGACCGACCCGGAGCCGCTGCCCGAGCTCCTCCCCGGAACCTCCGTCTCGCGCACCGTGACCGTCGCCGGAGTCTGGCCGCTCTTCGTCGCGACCGCCCGCGCCGCGCTCTCGGGCACCGTCGTCACCGCCGACCAGGCCGCGCAGGCCGATTCCGCCGTCGTCGTCCCCGACGTGCCGGTCGCCACCGCCGAGACCTCGGCCGCGGCCGTGCCGTGGAGCGCCGTGCTCCTCCTCGCCCTGCTCATCGGGCTCATCGTGCTGACCGTCGTCCGCCGCCGCCGCCGGGCCGCGGGGGAGCAGGCGCGCATCGACGCCGCCGTCGCCGCCGCTCTCGGCGCCCAGCCGGAGGACGCCGACCGCGCGGAGGTCCGCTCCTGACCGGGTGCGGCCGGCGCGGTCCGCGGGGATCGCGCCGGCGCGGCCCGCCGCCTCCGGGTGCGCGGCCGCCGCTCTAGCGGACCGCCCGCCCCTCGGCGCGCAGCTGCTCGAGGAAGCCGTCCACCACGGCGGGGCTGAGCAGGTGCCCGCGCAGCATCAGCGCGGCACCGCGCACGCCCCCGCTGCCGCCCAGCTCGGCGGTCACCACGTCGAGCCGCTGCGTCGCGAGGGGGAGGGAGCGCTCGTCGATCACCGAGCGCACGGCCGTCAGGATCTCCGGGCTGGCGAGGGCGACCGCGCCGCCCAGCACGATGACGGAGGGGTTCAGCAGGCTCACGCAGGTGGCCAGCACCTCGCCGAGCTGGAGTCCCGCGATCCGCGCCGCCTCGACGGCCTCGGGATCGCGCGCCTTCAGCAGGTCGATCAGCTCGCGCACCGACTGCACGTCGCGGCCCGCCCGGGCGAGCCCGGCGGCCAGAGCGGAGCCGCCCGCGACCGCCTCGAGGTCCCCCTCCTGACCGCCCGCCGCGGCCGGGGCCGTGCGCGGCACCTGGACGTGGCCGAGATCACCCGCGGAGCCGAGGGCTCCGCGCTGGAGCAGCCCGGACGAGACGATGCCCGCGCCGATGCCGGTGCCGACCTTCACGAACATCAGGTCGAGGGCGTGCGGGAACCGCGAGGCCCGCTCGCCGAGCGCCAGCAGGTTCACGTCGTTGTCGACGAGCACCGTGGTGTCGTAGCGCCGGCGCACGAAGGCGGGGATGTCGAAGCCGTCCCAGCCGGGCATGATCGGCGGGCGCACCGGGCGGCCGCTCGCGTGCTCCACCGGGCCGGGCACGCCGACCCCGATGCCCGCGAGGGCGGAGCGGTCGACGCCGGCCGCGGCGAGGATCCCGTCGCAGACGTCAAGCGCGTGCCCGAGCACCGCCACGGGGCCCTGCGCGATGTCGAGCTCCTCGCGGCGCTCGGCGATGATGCGGCCGTCGAAGTCGGTCAGCGCGATGGTCGAGTGCGCCGCGCCCAGGTCGATGGCCAGGAGCGAGCGGACGGCCGGGTCGAAGACGAGACGCGCGGACGGACGGCCGCCGGTCGACGGAGCGCGGTCGAGGTGCGCGATCAGTCCGAGCTCGAAGAACTGCTCCAGGCGCGTCATCACCGCGGTCCGCGCGAGGCCCGTCTCCTCGACCAGCTCGGCGCGGGTGCGCGGCCGACCGTCGGCGAACAGCCTCAGCATGTCGCCGGTCGCGGTACCCGCGCGCTCGGCCACGCTCAGCTCCTTCTCTCGGCCCGGAGAACGGGTTCGGGGGACAGCACACCTGAGGAAACCAGTCGACGCACGGTCGCGCAATCTCGGCGGGCCCTGCGTGCGGGTCCTGCGCAACACGGCCGGCCGGAGGCGCGACGCGCGCCCGGCCGCGGCCCCTCCCCACTCCGATCGCCCGGGTGCGCCCCGACGATCGCCGCTCAGCCAGCCCTTCCAGACAGGAGAGAACGATGACCTCGTCCGACACCACCACCACAGGCGCCCCCCGATCGAGCGGGCGCATCGGCCTCTGGCTGATCGGGGCCCGGGGCAGCGTCGCCACCACGGCCGCCGTGGGCCTGCACGCCATCGCCGCCGGAGCCGCGCCCAGCTCGGGGTGCGCCACCGCGACCCCCGCCTTCGAGGACGTCCCGCTCGCCGGGTTCGCCGACATCGTCATCGGCGGCCACGACGTCTCGCCGACCCCGCTGCTCGAGAAGGCCACGGGCCTCGCGGCCGGCGGCATGTTCCCGACCTCGGTCGTCGCCGAGGTGGCCGACCGGATCGACGCGACCGACGCCGAGATCCGCCTCGCCCCCTCCGACGCCGCGTCGCAGCAGGAGGAGATCGACCGCCGGGCCGCCGACATCGTCGCCTTCCGCGAGCGCCACGGCCTCGCCCGGGTCGTCGTGATCGACGTCGCCTCGACCGAGGTGCTGCCGGCCGACCGTCCCGAGTTCCACGACCTCGTCGCCCTGCGCGCCGCCCTGGCGCGTCCGGGCGAGCGCCTCCTGCCGCCGAGCTCGATCGCCGCCCTCTCGGCCGTCGTCGCGGGCGCGGCCTACGCCTGCTTCACTCCCTCGACCGCGCTGGCCCTGCCGGCCCTGGAGGAGTGGGCCGCCGAGGCCGGGATCCCGATCGCCGGCCAGGACGGCAAGACGGGGGAGACCCTGCTCCGCAGCGTGCTCGCGCCGATGTTCACGGCGCGCGGGATGCGCGTGCTCTCCTGGGCGGGGGCGAATCTCCTCGGCGGCGGCGACGGGCAGACCCTCGCCGACCCGGAGGCGGTGCGCTCGAAGCTCGTCTCGAAGAACCGCGGACTCCGCAGCCTCCTCGGCGACGACGTCGTCACTCCGCTCCACATCGACAACGTCCCGGACCTCGGCGACGTCAAGACCGCCTGGGACCACGTGCACGCCGAGGGCTTTCTCGGCTCGCGGATCACGGTGCAGACGATCTGGTCGGCGTACGACTCGGCACTCGCGGCGCCGCTGATCCTCGACCTCGCCCGCCTGCTGGCGCTCGCGGACGAGGCCGGCGTCTCGGGCCCCGTCGGCGAGCTCGGCTTCTTCTTCAAGGACCCGTGGGGCAGCGACGTGCACGGCTTCGCCGAGCAGACCGCGGAGCTGGTGGCCTGGTCCGCCCGCACCGGCGCGCTCGTCGCCGAGCGCCGCACCCCGGTGACGAGCGGGACGCGGAGCGATGGCTGAGCTGCGCGACTACCTCGAGCTCGTCCGCGCGAAGGCCGCGCTGACCGTGATCGGCGACACCGTCGCGGGCGGAGCGTGGGCGGGCCGCGGAGTGGGAGCGCGCACGGTCGCGCTCCCGCTGTCCTCGGCGCTGCTCTACTCGGCGGGCATGGCGCTCAACGACTATGCGGACGCCGAGCTCGACGCCCGGGAGCGGCCGGAGCGGCCGATCCCCTCGGGGCGCATCCGGCGCTCGGCGGCACTGGGCACGGCGGCCGCGCTGACCGCGGCGGGGATCGTCGTGGCGGCCGTCGTGGACGGGCGGCGCTCGCTCGCGCTCTCGCTGCCGCTCGCGGCCGGGATCTGGTCGTACGACCTGCTCGCGAAGCCGACTCCGCTGGGCCCGGTCGTGATGGCGGCCTGCCGCGGTCTCGACGTGCTGCTCGGCGCGGGCGTCGACGGCGTGCGCGCGGCGGCCCCCGCCTCCGCCGCCGTGGCCGCGCACACGCTCGGCGTCACCGTGCTCTCGCGCGGCGAGGTGCACGGCACCACTCCGGTCGCGGCGGGAGCGGTCTCGGCCGGCACCGCGGCGATCGCGCTGGTCCACCGCGGCCGGCGCTCTGGCCGAGCGCCGGGCCGCCCCTGCCGCGGTCGTCGCCGCGGGCCTCGGGCGCTGGCTCCTGCTCGTGCTCACCGCGCAGCTGCAGGCCGTGCGGACGCCGACGGCCGCGGCCGCGCGGACGGCCACCCGCGCGGGCATCACCGGGATGATCCCGCTGCAGGCCGCGCTCGCCGGTCTGAAGCGTCCCGAGCTGGGCGCGGCGCTGCTCGCGCTCGACGCGCTCGGCTCCCTCCTGCTCCGCCGCCCGCGGACGGCGGACATCACATGAGCGCCACCGGACCCGTCCTCGGCTACGGCACCAACGGCTTCGCCGATCACACCCTCGACGACGCGCTCACGGTGATCCACGCCGCGGGGTACCGCGCCGTCGCGCTCACCCTCGGGCACCCGCACCTCGATCCCTTCGCGGCCGACTGGCGCGAGCGGACGCTGGCGCTCCGGTCGCGGCTCGACGAGCTGGGCCTGCGCGTGGTCGTCGAGACGGGCGCGCGGTACCTGCTCGACCCGTTCGCGAAGCACCGCCCCACGCTGGTCGACGAGGAGGCCGGCCCCCGCGTCCGCTTCCTCGAGCGCGCGATCGAGATCGCCGCGCTGCTGGGCGCCGACGCCGTCTCCCTCTGGTCGGGGGTCGTGCCGGCGGGCGCCGATGCGGCCGCTGCCTGGCGGCTGCTCGTCGAGCGCATGCGCGGCGTCGTCGCGACGGCCGAGCGCCACGGCGTGCGGCTGGCCGTCGAGCCCGAGCCGGGGATGCTGGTGGAGACGGTCGCCGACGCGCTGCTGCTGCGCCGCGAGCTCGGCGACCCGGAGTCGGTCGGGCTGACGGTCGACCTCGGCCACTGCGTCGTGGTGGAGCCGGACGGCGTGGTCGGAGCCCTCCGCAGCGCCGGGGACCTGCTCCTGAACGTGCAGGTCGACGACATGCTCCCGGAGCGGCACGAGCACCTCGAGCTCGGCACCGGATCGCTCGACCTCGCGGCCGCCTTCGCGACCCTCGCCGAGATCGGCTACCGCGGGATCGCCGCCGTCGAGCTGCCCCGGCACTCGCACGACGCGCCCCGCCTGGCCGTGGCGAGCCTCGCGGCGATGGAGGAGGCGCTCGGCGGCGCCTCCTCGCACGCCGAGCACCCGTGGACCGCGGCCGCCCGCGCCGCCGTCCTCGAGCGCCCGTCGCGGATCGAGCGCTTCTTCCCCGCCGCGGGCCGCGAGGCCGGACGCGAGCCGCTCCGGCCCGCCGAGGACCCGCACGGCCTCGTCCACGGCACGCACGACGACGCGGCCCGCGCCGCCCTGGTGCAGGCCGCGGCGCTGGCGCTCGGCGACGACGACCTGGCCGCTCTCCTCCTCCGCCTCTACCGCGGCGGGGACGGCGCCGAGCGCCGCGGAGTTCTGGCCGGGCTGAACGCCCTCGGCGACCCGGGACCGGCGACGACCCTCGCCGGCCTCGAGCTGACCGCCGACGCCCTGCGCGCCAACGACACCCGGCTCGTCGCCGCGGCGATGGGCTCCTTCGCCCGCCGCCACCTCGACGCGCACGCCTGGCGGCACGGGGTGCTCAAGCTCGTCTTCCTCGGCGTCCCGCTCGCGGCGGTCGCCGGGCTGGAGGAGCGCAGCGACGCCGAGCTGCGCGCGATGGCCGGCCGCTTCGCGGACGAGCGCCGCGCGGCCGGGCGCCCGCTCCCGGACGATCTGGCGGTGCTCCTGCCGAGCTGACCGCCCCCGAACGCCGCCCCGACCGCGGGGCACCACCACCGATGAGAAAGGCGCGACGATGCGCATCTTCGACCCGCACATCCACATGACCTCCCGCACCACCGACGACTACCAGGCGATGTTCGACGCCGGCGTCCGCGCGGTCGTCGAACCCTCCTTCTGGCTCGGCCAGCCGCGCACGAACGTCGGCTCGTTCACGGACTACTTCGACGCCCTGATCGGCTGGGAGCGCTTCCGCGCCGCGCAGTTCGGCATCCGCCACCACTGCACCATCGGGCTCAACCCGAAGGAGGCGAACGACCCGCGCTGCCGGGCCGTCCTGCCCGAGCTCGACCGCTACCTCGCCAAGGACGGCGTCGTCGCCGTCGGTGAGACCGGCTACGACTCGCTCACCCCCGAGGAGGACCAGGTCTTCCGCCAGCAGCTCGAGCTCGCCGGCGAGCACGGCCTCCCCGCGATGGTGCACACCCCGCACCGCGACAAGGAGTCGGGCACCCGCCGCACCCTCGAGGTCGTCGCCGACTCGGGGCTCGAGCCCGGGCGGGTCCTCGTCGACCACCTCAACGAGGTCACCGTCGACGCGGTCCGCGACTCCGGCTGCTGGATGGGCTTCTCCATCTACCCCGACACGAAGATGGACGAGACCCGCCTGGTGACGCTGGTCGAGCGGATCGGGCTGGACCGCGTGCTGGTCAACTCCGCCGCCGACTGGGGCCGCTCCGACCCGCTCACGACCGCGAAGACCGGCCGCCTCCTCCTCGTCGCCGGCTTCAGCGCGGGCGACGTCGACCGGCTGCTCTGGCAGAACCCGGTCGAGTTCTACGGGCAGAGCGGACGCCTGGACCTCTCGCCCGTCGCGGGCTTCGACGTGCAGGAGTCGGCCGGCCGCACCTTCGAGGGCAACTCCGTGCTCCGGGGCGCCCCGCGCGTGGCGGAGGTCGTGTGATGCACCTCTCCTACTGCACCAACGTCCATCCCGCCGAGGACCTGGCCGGAGTCGTCCGCCAGCTCGACGTCTACGCCGGACCCGCGCGCGTGGCCGCCGGGCTCGCCCTGGTCGGAGTCGGCCTGTGGATCCCGCGCGACCTCGCGGCCCGCCTGGTCGCCAGCGCCGAGGACCGCGCCGTCCTCCGCGCGGCCCTGCAGCGCAACGGCCTGGAGGTGCGCACGCTCAACGCCTTCCCGTACGCCGCGTTCCACGCCGAGGTCGTGAAGCTCGACGTCTACCGCCCCGACTGGACCACGCCGGAGCGCCTGCAGTACACGATCGACTGCGCGCGGATCCTGGCCGACCTGCTGCCCGCCGGCGCCGACGGCAGCATCTCGACGCTGCCGCTGGGCTGGCGCGAGGGCTGGGGGCGGGAGCAGGACGAGGCCGCCTGCCGGAACCTCGCCCGGCTCGTCGAGGAGCTGCGCGACCTGCGCCGCTCCACCGGCCACGCGATCCGCCTGGCGATCGAGCCCGAGCCCGGCTGCATCCTCGACACCGTGGACGACGTCGTCGACTGGCTGCACCCGCGGATCGGAGTGGTCGACCCGGCGTACGTGGGCGTGTGCCTCGACACCTGCCACCTCGCCGTCTCCTTCGCCGACCCGGTCTCGGCCGTCCGCCGCATCCGCGACGCGGGCCTGCGCGTGGTCAAGGTGCAGGCCTCGGCCGCGCTCCACCTGGAGGACCCCTCGGGCCGCGACGCGCTCACCCCGTTCGTCGAGAAGCGCTACCTGCACCAGACCCGCGAGAACGGGATCGACGGCGTGCTCCGCGTCGACGACCTGCCCGAGGCGCTGGACACGCTCCCCGGCACCGGCCCGTGGCGCGTGCACTTCCACGTGCCGCTGCACCACCGGCCGGAGGCGCCGCTCTCGGCCACCACGGCCGTCCTGGCGGAGGCGGTCTCGGCGGTCGACGCCGCCTGGCCGTACGACGAGATCCACCTCGACGTCGAGACCTACACCTGGTCGGTGCTCGCCGACGCCCCGAGCGACCTCTCGACGGGCATCGGCGCCGAGCTCGCCTGGGCGGCCGCGCACCTGCTCACGCCCGCCTCCCGAGAGGCGCTGCTGGCGCCCCTCCTCCCGCAGGCGGCGGCGCTGTGAGGCCCGTGCTGCTGCTCGACGTGGTCGGGCTGACCTCGACGGCGCTCGCCGACATGCCCCGCCTCTCTCGGCTGGCCCGCGCGGGCGGGCGCCTGCCGCTGGACACGGTCCTGCCCGCGGTCACCTGCAGCGTGCAGTCGACCATGCTCACCGGCTCGATGCCCGCGCAGCACGGGATCGTCGGCAACGGCTGGTACTTCCGCGACCTCGGCGAGGTGCACCTGTGGCGCCAGCACAACCGCCTGGTCACGGGAGAGAAGGTCTGGGAGACCGCGCGCCGGCTGAGCGGGGAGCCGTACCGCGCGGCCAACATCGGCTGGTGGTACGCGATGGGGGCGACGACCGACGTCACCGTCACTCCGCGCCCGATCTACCACGCCGACGGCCGCAAGTCGCCGGACGCGTACGTGCGCCCGCCGGCGCTGCACGACGAGCTGGTCTCGCGCTTCGGCGCCTTCCCGCTGTTCCAGTACTGGGGGCCGACCGCGTCGCTCCGCTCGACCCAGTGGATGGTCGACGCGACCCGGCACGTGCTGGCGGGCGACGGCTCCGGCCCGCCCGAGCTGACCACGGCGTACCTGCCCCACCTCGACTACGACCTCCAGCGCTTCGGACCGGACTCGCCCGAGGCGCGCCGGGCCGCGTCGGAGCTCGACGTGGTGCTCGCTCCGCTGCTCGACGACGCGGAGGCTCTGGGCGCGTCGGTGATCGTGGTCGCCGAGTACGGGATCGCCGACGCCGACACTCCGGTCGACGTGAACCGGGCGCTCCGCCGCGAGGGCCTGCTCGAGGTCTACGTGCAGGACGGCCGCGAGCAGCTGGACCCGTGGACGTCGCGCGCGTTCGCCGTCGCCGACCACCAGGTCGCGCACGTCTACGTGCAGGACGCGGCGGACCTGCCGCGGGTGCGCTCGATCCTCGAGGGGCTCGACGGCGTCGACGAGGTGCTCGACCGGGAGGCGCAGGCCCGCTACGGCCTCGACCACGAGCGCTCGGGCGAGTTCGTCGTGGTCGCCCGGCCGGGGGCGTGGTTCACCTACTACTACTGGCTCGACGACGACCGCGCGCCCGACTTCGCCCGCGGCGTCGACATCCACCGCAAGCCCGGCTACGACCCGGCCGAGCTCTTCTTCGATCCGGCCGACCCGCTGGTGAAGGCGAAGGCGGCGGGCAACCTGGCCAAGAAGGCCCTGGGGCTGCGCTACGCGATGAACCTGGTGCCCCTGGACGCGTCGCTCGTGCGCGGCACGCACGGGAGGCTGCCGTCCTCGTCGGCGGACACCCCGCTCGTGCTGGCCTCGGACGCGGACCTGCTGCCGGCCGGAGCCGCGTCGCTCCCGGCCACCGCGGTTCGGGACCTGGTGCTCGCGGCGCACGGCCCGGCCCTCGCGAAGGAGGCGTCGGCGCTCGCGCGCTGAGGGAGGGGACGCCCGCGGCCTGCGCCCGTGTGCGGGCTGCCGGGCTCTGAGGGATCAGCCGGGGTCGCCGCGGACCTTGTGAGCTCAGGCGAGCTCGCCGCGGGCCGCAGCGGGCTCAGGTCCTCGCCGCGGATTCAGGTCCTCGCCGCGGGCTTCGT
This window harbors:
- a CDS encoding sugar phosphate isomerase/epimerase; translated protein: MMHHHHASITAKPMSRRSLMTALAASTVAVGVGAGALAAPATAAPAPSSGSTRLVPINRIGIQLYSVRDKVSSLGFRAVFEELGRIGYSEIEFAGYTQGNVGAITPQQIRQLLDDNGLRAVGSHVGTNLLRSELGKQIEIAQILGTPHLGTGNAPTNVNTKAGYLAAAEEWNKWGQQVSAAGMKLYQHNHAGEFGFATDDPKTRLYDLFYDNTDPRHVYLEMDVYWAYVGKKLYPGFEPLDYIKRNPRRYPILHLKDGKTNNANTNGYDIVEFGAGNLPYQAFLSELRDRGQRFGVWEQDTAPTLATPPSTGNSLEAASRSYSAIAALRG
- a CDS encoding ROK family protein, which codes for MAERAGTATGDMLRLFADGRPRTRAELVEETGLARTAVMTRLEQFFELGLIAHLDRAPSTGGRPSARLVFDPAVRSLLAIDLGAAHSTIALTDFDGRIIAERREELDIAQGPVAVLGHALDVCDGILAAAGVDRSALAGIGVGVPGPVEHASGRPVRPPIMPGWDGFDIPAFVRRRYDTTVLVDNDVNLLALGERASRFPHALDLMFVKVGTGIGAGIVSSGLLQRGALGSAGDLGHVQVPRTAPAAAGGQEGDLEAVAGGSALAAGLARAGRDVQSVRELIDLLKARDPEAVEAARIAGLQLGEVLATCVSLLNPSVIVLGGAVALASPEILTAVRSVIDERSLPLATQRLDVVTAELGGSGGVRGAALMLRGHLLSPAVVDGFLEQLRAEGRAVR
- a CDS encoding inositol-3-phosphate synthase; this encodes MTSSDTTTTGAPRSSGRIGLWLIGARGSVATTAAVGLHAIAAGAAPSSGCATATPAFEDVPLAGFADIVIGGHDVSPTPLLEKATGLAAGGMFPTSVVAEVADRIDATDAEIRLAPSDAASQQEEIDRRAADIVAFRERHGLARVVVIDVASTEVLPADRPEFHDLVALRAALARPGERLLPPSSIAALSAVVAGAAYACFTPSTALALPALEEWAAEAGIPIAGQDGKTGETLLRSVLAPMFTARGMRVLSWAGANLLGGGDGQTLADPEAVRSKLVSKNRGLRSLLGDDVVTPLHIDNVPDLGDVKTAWDHVHAEGFLGSRITVQTIWSAYDSALAAPLILDLARLLALADEAGVSGPVGELGFFFKDPWGSDVHGFAEQTAELVAWSARTGALVAERRTPVTSGTRSDG
- a CDS encoding SCO3242 family prenyltransferase, whose amino-acid sequence is MAELRDYLELVRAKAALTVIGDTVAGGAWAGRGVGARTVALPLSSALLYSAGMALNDYADAELDARERPERPIPSGRIRRSAALGTAAALTAAGIVVAAVVDGRRSLALSLPLAAGIWSYDLLAKPTPLGPVVMAACRGLDVLLGAGVDGVRAAAPASAAVAAHTLGVTVLSRGEVHGTTPVAAGAVSAGTAAIALVHRGRRSGRAPGRPCRGRRRGPRALAPARAHRAAAGRADADGRGRADGHPRGHHRDDPAAGRARRSEASRAGRGAARARRARLPPAPPPADGGHHMSATGPVLGYGTNGFADHTLDDALTVIHAAGYRAVALTLGHPHLDPFAADWRERTLALRSRLDELGLRVVVETGARYLLDPFAKHRPTLVDEEAGPRVRFLERAIEIAALLGADAVSLWSGVVPAGADAAAAWRLLVERMRGVVATAERHGVRLAVEPEPGMLVETVADALLLRRELGDPESVGLTVDLGHCVVVEPDGVVGALRSAGDLLLNVQVDDMLPERHEHLELGTGSLDLAAAFATLAEIGYRGIAAVELPRHSHDAPRLAVASLAAMEEALGGASSHAEHPWTAAARAAVLERPSRIERFFPAAGREAGREPLRPAEDPHGLVHGTHDDAARAALVQAAALALGDDDLAALLLRLYRGGDGAERRGVLAGLNALGDPGPATTLAGLELTADALRANDTRLVAAAMGSFARRHLDAHAWRHGVLKLVFLGVPLAAVAGLEERSDAELRAMAGRFADERRAAGRPLPDDLAVLLPS
- a CDS encoding TatD family hydrolase; translation: MRIFDPHIHMTSRTTDDYQAMFDAGVRAVVEPSFWLGQPRTNVGSFTDYFDALIGWERFRAAQFGIRHHCTIGLNPKEANDPRCRAVLPELDRYLAKDGVVAVGETGYDSLTPEEDQVFRQQLELAGEHGLPAMVHTPHRDKESGTRRTLEVVADSGLEPGRVLVDHLNEVTVDAVRDSGCWMGFSIYPDTKMDETRLVTLVERIGLDRVLVNSAADWGRSDPLTTAKTGRLLLVAGFSAGDVDRLLWQNPVEFYGQSGRLDLSPVAGFDVQESAGRTFEGNSVLRGAPRVAEVV
- the eboE gene encoding metabolite traffic protein EboE, translated to MHLSYCTNVHPAEDLAGVVRQLDVYAGPARVAAGLALVGVGLWIPRDLAARLVASAEDRAVLRAALQRNGLEVRTLNAFPYAAFHAEVVKLDVYRPDWTTPERLQYTIDCARILADLLPAGADGSISTLPLGWREGWGREQDEAACRNLARLVEELRDLRRSTGHAIRLAIEPEPGCILDTVDDVVDWLHPRIGVVDPAYVGVCLDTCHLAVSFADPVSAVRRIRDAGLRVVKVQASAALHLEDPSGRDALTPFVEKRYLHQTRENGIDGVLRVDDLPEALDTLPGTGPWRVHFHVPLHHRPEAPLSATTAVLAEAVSAVDAAWPYDEIHLDVETYTWSVLADAPSDLSTGIGAELAWAAAHLLTPASREALLAPLLPQAAAL
- a CDS encoding nucleotide pyrophosphatase/phosphodiesterase family protein is translated as MRPVLLLDVVGLTSTALADMPRLSRLARAGGRLPLDTVLPAVTCSVQSTMLTGSMPAQHGIVGNGWYFRDLGEVHLWRQHNRLVTGEKVWETARRLSGEPYRAANIGWWYAMGATTDVTVTPRPIYHADGRKSPDAYVRPPALHDELVSRFGAFPLFQYWGPTASLRSTQWMVDATRHVLAGDGSGPPELTTAYLPHLDYDLQRFGPDSPEARRAASELDVVLAPLLDDAEALGASVIVVAEYGIADADTPVDVNRALRREGLLEVYVQDGREQLDPWTSRAFAVADHQVAHVYVQDAADLPRVRSILEGLDGVDEVLDREAQARYGLDHERSGEFVVVARPGAWFTYYYWLDDDRAPDFARGVDIHRKPGYDPAELFFDPADPLVKAKAAGNLAKKALGLRYAMNLVPLDASLVRGTHGRLPSSSADTPLVLASDADLLPAGAASLPATAVRDLVLAAHGPALAKEASALAR